In Wolbachia endosymbiont of Cimex lectularius, the following are encoded in one genomic region:
- a CDS encoding DNA-3-methyladenine glycosylase, whose translation MNNTILPRNFYERPTLVVAGELLGKVLKFSNFSGIITEVEAYIGVDDPACHAARGYTDRTSVMFGMPGFSYVYFIYGMYYCLNIVTETEGFPAAVLIRGLKLTEPLEANLGGPGTLCKRLNITKEHNKQDLTISHKFCVYESHLKPDYICTPRIGISKGKEKFWRFKVF comes from the coding sequence ATGAACAATACAATACTACCAAGAAATTTCTACGAGCGGCCGACTTTGGTTGTAGCTGGAGAGTTATTGGGAAAAGTCCTCAAATTTTCCAACTTTAGTGGAATAATAACTGAAGTTGAAGCCTATATTGGAGTGGATGATCCAGCTTGTCATGCAGCGCGAGGCTATACTGATCGAACCTCGGTAATGTTTGGTATGCCGGGGTTTTCGTACGTATACTTCATATATGGAATGTATTACTGTTTAAACATCGTAACAGAAACAGAAGGGTTTCCAGCAGCAGTATTGATAAGGGGATTGAAGCTCACTGAACCGCTTGAAGCAAATCTAGGTGGGCCAGGAACACTGTGCAAAAGGTTGAATATTACCAAAGAACACAACAAACAAGACCTCACTATAAGCCACAAATTTTGTGTTTACGAATCTCACCTCAAACCAGATTATATTTGCACCCCAAGAATCGGAATTAGTAAAGGCAAAGAGAAATTTTGGCGATTTAAGGTTTTCTAA
- a CDS encoding IS5 family transposase (programmed frameshift), translating to MQKSYPSNISQEQFEKIRPILESSKQKTKPRKLDLYDVFCGVLYVLKSGCQWRMLPKGFPRWESVYYYFRVWSKKNGEEPSLLELVLKKLVGEVRISNGRKEKTSFCIIDSQSVKNADTAEKKGYDAGKKISGIKRHIAVDTQGLPHAIYVTTAEATDRSSAVKMVENAKANLSEVKNILVDAGYTGENFATQIKAIIGATVEVIKRSELHTFVVLPKRWVVERSFAWLEKCRRLWKNCERKLNTSLQMIVLSFISLCYEDFKQVLRGLVRFVK from the exons ATGCAGAAAAGTTATCCAAGTAATATAAGTCAAGAGCAGTTTGAAAAAATCAGGCCAATTTTGGAGAGTAGCAAGCAGAAAACAAAACCAAGAAAACTTGATTTGTATGACGTATTTTGTGGGGTGTTGTACGTCTTAAAAAGTGGTTGTCAGTGGAGGATGTTACCAAAGGGTTTTCCAAGATGGGAAAGCGTATATTACTATTTTCGAGTGTGGAGTAAAAAGAATGGAGAAGAGCCAAGCTTGTTGGAATTAGTCTTA AAAAAATTAGTTGGAGAGGTCCGTATCAGCAATGGTCGGAAAGAGAAAACTAGCTTTTGTATAATTGATTCTCAAAGCGTTAAAAACGCAGATACTGCTGAAAAAAAAGGCTATGATGCAGGTAAAAAGATTTCAGGGATAAAGCGCCATATTGCAGTTGATACACAAGGTTTGCCACATGCAATTTATGTAACAACGGCAGAAGCAACTGACCGTAGCAGTGCTGTGAAAATGGTCGAAAATGCTAAAGCAAACCTCTCTGAAGTTAAAAACATACTGGTTGATGCTGGCTACACAGGAGAAAATTTTGCAACACAAATAAAAGCTATCATTGGTGCGACTGTTGAAGTAATAAAGCGAAGTGAGTTACACACTTTCGTCGTATTGCCAAAAAGATGGGTTGTTGAACGCTCTTTTGCCTGGTTAGAAAAGTGCAGGCGATTGTGGAAAAATTGCGAGCGGAAGCTCAACACTAGCTTACAGATGATAGTCCTCTCCTTCATTTCTCTCTGTTACGAAGATTTTAAACAGGTTCTAAGAGGGTTGGTGAGATTTGTCAAGTAG
- a CDS encoding ankyrin repeat domain-containing protein, with amino-acid sequence MLNGTRGYDLYKILKEYRNNEVGPVGHERLMGKHTDINAKDDMKRTALHYAAYFNDTDMVELLLRAGADIDAQDNLGRTVLHYATCFNNTDMVELLLEAEAKTNIKDNNGKKPLSFAKNKEIIDLLRGLPARCLSNVMVSCLLAFLPAFCEG; translated from the coding sequence ATGCTAAATGGTACCAGAGGTTATGATTTATATAAAATTTTAAAGGAGTACCGTAATAATGAAGTTGGACCAGTAGGCCATGAGCGTCTAATGGGCAAGCATACAGACATTAATGCCAAAGATGATATGAAAAGAACTGCTTTACATTATGCTGCTTATTTCAATGATACTGATATGGTTGAACTTCTTCTCAGAGCAGGAGCAGACATTGATGCCCAAGACAATCTGGGGAGAACTGTATTGCACTATGCTACTTGTTTCAATAACACTGATATGGTTGAACTTCTTCTCGAAGCAGAAGCTAAAACTAACATAAAAGATAATAATGGTAAAAAACCGCTTTCTTTTGCTAAGAATAAGGAAATAATTGATTTATTGAGAGGCCTACCAGCTAGATGTCTTTCCAATGTTATGGTTAGCTGTCTTTTAGCCTTCCTTCCCGCTTTTTGCGAAGGATGA
- the topA gene encoding type I DNA topoisomerase has product MALLIVESPAKAKTIGKYLSKEFKVAASFGHVRDLPVKNGSVDPDNDFAIKYEIIKKAEKYVKELAKEASKTSDIYLATDPDREGEAIAWNVVEALKERKAINDKSHIYRVVFNEITKRAVQEAIKNPREINMDLVRAQQARRALDYLVGFNLSPLLWTKLSGSKSAGRVQSVALKLICEREDEISKFITQEYWSIKAEMQNSKDETFFAMLSHYDNKKLEKFDIKNEEEAKNLVGEIESRQYAVSTVERKQVKRNPLPPFITSSLQQDAVNKLYFNVKNVMRIAQNLYEGIDIGGETVGLITYMRTDGFYIADEAINSIRESIKSLYGDKYLPKSPRQYVKKIKNAQEAHEAIRPTDINRTPGSIKDYLTPEQFKLYDLIWKRTIASQMESAILDQVVVEISSTDQKVILRASGSSIFFDGFYKVYRDNADDEDEGMLPAMKEGEACKLISVDPKQHFTQPPPRYSEASIVKKMEEIGIGRPSTYAAIISVLQDREYVTLDNKRFIPSSRGKIVTIFLETFFQRCIEYNFTAQMEEKLDLISNGRADWKKELGYFWVPFFNHVNSVKQMTHDEIFSGIYSLVVDWFCSEEGKEEIGKKCPDCSDGILKLNFGRAGVFLGCSNYPACSHTKEITGSNDNSEYPKSLGIDDVTGQEVMIKKGPFGLYLEFNNESKKKKTVSIPKDINVNDIDLNTAIQLLSLPKVIGEHPETGKEVKIGLGRFGYYIFYDGRYFSLKKSSKEVLDTQLDEAVQIIAKSPRKELKSLGFNDKGKEVFICNGKYGFYIKCGKTNVALGKNADIESIDLKKALELIKNKK; this is encoded by the coding sequence ATGGCTTTATTGATAGTTGAGTCGCCTGCGAAGGCAAAAACGATAGGTAAGTATCTAAGTAAAGAGTTCAAGGTAGCTGCATCTTTTGGACATGTGAGAGATCTGCCAGTAAAAAACGGTTCTGTTGATCCAGATAATGATTTTGCCATAAAGTATGAGATTATTAAAAAAGCAGAGAAGTATGTGAAAGAGCTGGCAAAGGAAGCAAGTAAAACATCAGACATATACCTTGCAACAGATCCAGATAGAGAAGGAGAAGCAATAGCTTGGAATGTAGTAGAGGCACTAAAGGAAAGAAAAGCAATCAATGATAAAAGTCACATTTATAGAGTAGTCTTTAATGAGATAACAAAAAGGGCAGTGCAAGAAGCGATAAAGAATCCACGCGAAATAAACATGGACTTAGTGCGTGCGCAACAAGCACGCAGAGCTTTAGATTACCTGGTTGGATTTAATTTGTCGCCACTTTTATGGACGAAGTTGTCAGGAAGCAAATCTGCAGGACGGGTGCAATCTGTTGCACTCAAGCTCATATGCGAGCGGGAAGATGAAATTAGTAAATTTATAACACAGGAGTATTGGAGCATAAAGGCAGAGATGCAAAACAGCAAAGACGAAACGTTCTTTGCTATGCTCAGCCACTATGACAATAAAAAGCTAGAAAAATTTGATATTAAGAATGAAGAGGAAGCAAAGAACTTAGTTGGGGAGATTGAGTCAAGGCAATATGCTGTAAGCACAGTAGAACGCAAGCAAGTTAAGAGAAACCCGCTTCCTCCATTTATTACTTCAAGTCTTCAACAAGATGCAGTGAATAAGCTTTACTTTAATGTGAAAAATGTTATGCGCATAGCGCAAAACCTATATGAAGGTATCGATATTGGTGGTGAAACTGTCGGGTTGATAACTTACATGCGTACAGATGGGTTTTATATTGCAGATGAGGCTATAAACTCAATCAGAGAGTCAATTAAGTCGTTATATGGCGATAAATATTTACCCAAGTCTCCTCGTCAATATGTAAAAAAGATCAAAAACGCTCAGGAAGCGCATGAAGCAATTCGTCCAACTGATATAAATAGAACGCCAGGTAGTATCAAAGACTATTTAACGCCAGAACAATTTAAATTGTATGATCTGATTTGGAAAAGAACCATCGCAAGTCAGATGGAATCGGCTATCCTCGATCAAGTGGTGGTTGAAATTAGTTCTACTGATCAGAAGGTAATTCTACGAGCAAGTGGGTCGAGCATATTTTTTGATGGGTTCTATAAAGTTTATAGAGATAACGCAGATGATGAAGATGAGGGCATGCTACCTGCCATGAAAGAAGGTGAAGCGTGCAAATTGATTTCTGTTGATCCAAAACAGCATTTTACTCAACCGCCACCACGTTATAGTGAAGCAAGCATTGTTAAAAAAATGGAGGAAATTGGTATAGGCCGTCCATCAACTTATGCAGCAATTATTTCAGTATTGCAAGACCGTGAGTACGTTACACTGGATAATAAAAGATTTATTCCAAGCAGCCGCGGTAAGATCGTTACCATATTTCTAGAAACCTTTTTTCAGCGTTGTATAGAGTATAATTTCACAGCACAAATGGAAGAAAAGCTTGATTTAATCTCAAATGGACGTGCAGATTGGAAAAAAGAGCTAGGCTATTTTTGGGTACCATTTTTTAATCATGTAAACTCTGTCAAGCAAATGACGCATGATGAGATTTTTAGCGGCATTTACAGCTTGGTAGTCGATTGGTTTTGTTCAGAAGAAGGAAAGGAAGAAATAGGCAAAAAATGTCCTGATTGTTCTGATGGTATATTGAAATTGAATTTTGGAAGAGCGGGAGTATTTCTTGGATGTTCTAACTACCCTGCATGCAGCCATACAAAAGAAATTACAGGTAGTAATGACAACTCAGAATACCCAAAAAGTTTGGGTATAGACGATGTGACAGGGCAAGAGGTGATGATCAAAAAAGGCCCTTTTGGGCTTTACCTGGAATTCAATAACGAGTCGAAAAAGAAAAAAACGGTTTCCATACCAAAAGATATAAATGTTAATGATATTGATCTGAATACCGCTATTCAGTTACTTTCCTTGCCAAAAGTAATCGGAGAACACCCAGAAACCGGGAAGGAAGTAAAAATAGGCCTTGGAAGATTTGGGTACTATATTTTCTATGATGGTAGATACTTTTCTCTTAAGAAGAGCTCCAAGGAGGTATTGGACACGCAATTGGATGAAGCTGTGCAAATTATTGCAAAAAGCCCACGTAAAGAGCTAAAATCCCTCGGTTTTAATGACAAGGGAAAAGAAGTTTTCATCTGCAACGGTAAGTATGGATTCTATATAAAATGCGGTAAAACAAATGTTGCCTTAGGCAAAAATGCAGACATTGAAAGTATAGATTTGAAAAAAGCTTTAGAGTTAATTAAGAATAAAAAATAA
- a CDS encoding SurA N-terminal domain-containing protein, whose amino-acid sequence MNKNLSTKVIVVILVCLLIFMGVGNLLSDDNKKEELARVGKEVITLDEYKSLYQNYGKQIFGSNVSEEQVKRLKYDLLNALIEQKLLFNLMSDLGLVIGEESIKDHIKNTKYFQNDEGEFDKGKFHETLNALHMTEGEYTAKLEKILPAMMFVTSLFRDNYPVTFGEKIDEQIYRNRHQTRVVDIVKITKDAVTNVPKPDNQTLLDLYEKNKSHFYYPEYRAAQYISLGQKYFEDQVQISDEEVDDIIEQQKLKDQRDIFNLIFHSKEEAEAARKTFEEGKISFEQIAEEFGKTKLEEARMNNITKDFLPEGMGEKVFALKVGEVSEVLVSSFGWHIIKVESAHQISSENLADLKKDVKSVLINRKSFEKVNDFINQANYKIYNGATIEEISSEYNLPIQAIGTVDAGGKDQSGNSVESSNDLISFIFSREKDQRSYFKGIEDAVVSVKITDIIPPKLQSFEEGKASVEDLWRDGFIKEQMFKIGQEIAAQLKEKTDLEKTQGVELIKDQQIHRNEADRQNYPFSFIEEIFNMKTTDSVTDPIQYNNEVIIGVLKEMYSSSGRLNTFDTGKRVMILLKEQLISYLESKYKVEVNHAMLDDV is encoded by the coding sequence ATGAATAAAAACTTGTCCACTAAAGTAATCGTTGTCATTTTAGTTTGTTTATTAATCTTTATGGGAGTTGGCAACCTTCTATCAGATGACAATAAAAAGGAGGAGTTAGCTAGAGTTGGAAAGGAAGTTATAACACTAGATGAGTATAAATCGCTATATCAAAATTACGGAAAGCAAATTTTTGGATCCAATGTTAGTGAAGAACAAGTAAAAAGACTAAAATACGATTTACTTAATGCACTCATAGAGCAAAAACTATTGTTTAACCTGATGAGTGATCTGGGGTTGGTAATTGGAGAAGAGTCTATAAAGGACCATATTAAAAATACTAAATACTTTCAAAACGATGAAGGTGAGTTTGACAAAGGGAAATTTCATGAGACGCTAAACGCCCTGCATATGACAGAAGGAGAATATACAGCAAAGCTAGAGAAAATTCTGCCTGCAATGATGTTTGTAACTTCACTGTTTAGAGATAATTATCCAGTGACTTTTGGCGAGAAAATTGATGAGCAGATATACAGAAATCGCCACCAAACCAGAGTAGTTGATATTGTTAAAATAACTAAAGATGCAGTTACAAATGTTCCCAAGCCAGATAATCAAACTTTACTTGACTTATATGAAAAAAATAAATCCCATTTTTATTATCCTGAATATCGAGCTGCACAGTATATTTCTTTAGGCCAAAAATATTTTGAAGATCAAGTTCAGATCTCAGATGAAGAGGTTGATGATATAATAGAACAACAGAAACTTAAGGATCAAAGAGATATATTCAACCTAATATTTCATTCTAAAGAGGAAGCCGAAGCGGCAAGAAAAACATTTGAAGAGGGCAAAATAAGCTTTGAGCAGATAGCGGAAGAGTTTGGTAAAACAAAACTTGAGGAAGCCAGGATGAATAATATAACCAAGGATTTTCTACCAGAGGGTATGGGAGAAAAGGTATTTGCTCTCAAGGTAGGCGAAGTAAGTGAAGTTTTAGTAAGCAGTTTTGGTTGGCATATAATAAAAGTGGAAAGTGCGCATCAAATTTCTAGCGAAAACTTAGCTGATTTAAAAAAGGACGTGAAATCAGTTTTAATTAACCGAAAGTCTTTTGAAAAAGTCAACGATTTCATAAATCAAGCAAATTATAAGATATACAATGGCGCAACGATTGAGGAAATATCCAGTGAATACAATTTACCTATACAAGCCATTGGTACGGTAGATGCGGGCGGAAAGGATCAAAGTGGTAATAGTGTAGAAAGTTCTAATGATTTGATTTCTTTTATCTTTTCTCGAGAAAAAGACCAGAGAAGTTATTTTAAAGGCATTGAAGATGCCGTTGTCAGTGTAAAGATCACCGATATTATCCCGCCTAAACTGCAAAGTTTTGAAGAAGGCAAAGCATCAGTAGAAGACCTTTGGCGTGATGGGTTTATAAAAGAACAAATGTTTAAGATTGGGCAAGAAATTGCAGCTCAACTAAAAGAGAAAACAGATTTGGAGAAAACTCAAGGTGTAGAATTAATTAAAGATCAGCAGATACACCGCAATGAAGCAGACCGACAAAATTATCCTTTTTCTTTTATAGAAGAGATTTTTAATATGAAGACAACTGACTCGGTGACAGACCCTATTCAATATAATAATGAAGTTATAATAGGCGTTCTAAAAGAGATGTATTCATCAAGTGGCAGATTAAACACATTTGATACTGGAAAACGCGTGATGATATTGCTAAAAGAGCAATTAATTAGCTATCTAGAATCAAAGTATAAGGTTGAAGTTAATCACGCTATGCTTGATGATGTATAG
- the dusB gene encoding tRNA dihydrouridine synthase DusB, producing the protein MPLQIGNLTIDPPVILAPMSGVTDYPFRSIVKKLGASLLVSEMIASRAMILQTRQSMQEAKVDELTAVQLAGCKPDVMAEAAKLNEDMGAKIIDINFGCPVKKVVNGYAGSAIMRDEKKAAEIIEAVVKAVNVPVTVKMRTGWNDENRNAPRLAKIAEDLGAKMITVHGRTRAQLYNGQADWKFVRNVKEQVKIPVIVNGDIKNLNDIQNALKESGADGVMIGRGAYGKPWLINQAMNFLSGGEISEPTASERLNIILEHYDSILEYYGNDTGIKMARKHIGWYSSGFKNSSEFRVRVNNMTDSMEVKENIVSFFSQGD; encoded by the coding sequence ATGCCCCTTCAAATAGGAAATCTAACGATCGATCCTCCGGTAATCTTAGCGCCAATGTCTGGAGTGACTGATTATCCATTCAGAAGTATTGTAAAAAAACTTGGTGCAAGTTTGTTAGTCTCAGAAATGATCGCAAGCAGAGCTATGATTTTGCAAACTCGCCAGAGTATGCAAGAAGCAAAAGTTGATGAGTTAACCGCTGTACAACTCGCTGGGTGCAAACCCGACGTTATGGCAGAGGCTGCAAAATTAAACGAGGATATGGGCGCAAAAATCATAGATATAAACTTTGGTTGCCCAGTCAAAAAAGTTGTAAACGGTTATGCAGGATCAGCGATAATGCGCGATGAAAAAAAGGCTGCCGAAATAATTGAAGCTGTAGTCAAGGCAGTTAATGTGCCAGTTACGGTGAAAATGCGCACTGGATGGAACGACGAAAATCGCAACGCTCCACGTTTAGCGAAAATCGCAGAGGATTTAGGTGCAAAAATGATCACTGTGCACGGAAGAACAAGAGCACAGCTTTATAACGGTCAAGCAGATTGGAAATTCGTTAGGAATGTCAAAGAGCAAGTAAAAATTCCAGTGATAGTAAATGGTGACATTAAAAATTTGAATGACATTCAAAATGCGCTCAAAGAATCCGGAGCAGACGGAGTGATGATAGGTCGTGGCGCTTATGGCAAACCCTGGTTGATTAATCAAGCAATGAACTTTCTAAGTGGAGGTGAAATTTCTGAGCCAACAGCTTCAGAGAGATTAAACATCATACTTGAACATTACGATAGTATTCTTGAGTATTACGGAAACGACACGGGGATAAAAATGGCCCGCAAACACATAGGCTGGTATAGCAGCGGGTTTAAAAACTCATCTGAATTTCGTGTGAGAGTAAATAACATGACAGACAGCATGGAAGTAAAAGAAAATATAGTCAGCTTTTTCAGTCAAGGAGATTAG
- the serS gene encoding serine--tRNA ligase, with protein MHDIEYIRKNPEEFGKAMKSRGIKNFTVEEILEIDHEKRLLTTKLQDLNRKRNEITEEIKKLKMSKSPCENEVEASKNVINEIEAISLKEQTEKDNLMNILSNLPNIPAQNVPIGEDESSNVEVRKCGERRKFDFVPKSHYELGEGLDSMDFEQAAKISGSRFAVLKGRLAKLGRALVNFMLEMHVNEFGYTEIYHPALVKNEAMYNVGQLPKFSDDSYLTTDELRLIPTGEVVLTNLVADKIIEEKELPVRFTAYSECFRKEAGSAGRDTRGMVRQHQFCKVELVSITTENQSNDELERMTSVAEEILKQLELPYRVMLLCSGDMGFAAQKTYDIEVWLPEQNKYREISSCSNCGAFQARRMNTKYFLEADKKVKKYVHTLNGSALAIGRTIIAIMENYQNPDGSITIPNVLQKYMSNDTVISK; from the coding sequence ATGCATGATATAGAGTATATACGCAAAAACCCTGAGGAGTTCGGGAAAGCGATGAAAAGTAGGGGAATTAAAAATTTTACTGTGGAAGAAATATTGGAAATCGATCATGAGAAAAGGTTATTAACCACTAAACTGCAAGATTTGAATAGGAAGCGCAATGAAATCACAGAAGAGATAAAGAAGCTCAAAATGAGCAAGAGCCCCTGTGAAAATGAGGTAGAAGCGTCAAAAAACGTAATAAATGAGATAGAAGCAATCAGCTTAAAAGAGCAAACGGAGAAAGATAACTTAATGAATATCTTATCTAACTTACCAAATATCCCTGCACAAAACGTGCCAATAGGTGAAGATGAGAGCTCCAACGTAGAAGTTAGAAAATGTGGAGAGAGAAGAAAATTTGATTTTGTGCCAAAGTCTCATTATGAGCTCGGAGAAGGGTTGGATTCGATGGATTTTGAGCAAGCAGCAAAAATCTCCGGGTCAAGATTTGCAGTATTGAAAGGACGGTTAGCTAAGCTTGGACGAGCATTAGTAAATTTTATGCTTGAAATGCATGTTAATGAATTTGGCTATACTGAAATATATCATCCGGCTTTGGTAAAGAATGAAGCGATGTATAATGTTGGTCAGCTACCGAAATTTTCTGATGATTCATATTTAACTACCGACGAATTGAGATTGATTCCCACAGGTGAAGTGGTTTTAACAAATTTGGTTGCTGATAAAATAATAGAAGAAAAAGAACTGCCAGTTCGTTTTACTGCGTATTCGGAGTGTTTTCGTAAGGAGGCCGGCAGCGCAGGACGAGATACGAGAGGCATGGTAAGGCAACATCAATTTTGTAAAGTGGAATTGGTGAGTATCACAACCGAAAACCAATCAAATGATGAACTTGAGCGCATGACAAGTGTTGCTGAAGAGATATTAAAACAGTTGGAGTTGCCATATAGGGTGATGCTGCTATGCAGTGGTGATATGGGCTTCGCCGCGCAGAAGACTTATGACATAGAGGTGTGGTTACCTGAGCAAAATAAATATAGAGAGATATCAAGTTGCTCAAATTGCGGTGCATTTCAGGCAAGAAGAATGAACACTAAATACTTTTTAGAGGCTGACAAGAAGGTGAAAAAATATGTTCACACTTTAAACGGCTCGGCTTTAGCTATAGGAAGAACGATTATTGCCATAATGGAGAATTATCAGAATCCTGACGGGTCGATTACAATACCAAACGTGTTGCAAAAATATATGAGTAATGATACTGTTATAAGCAAATAA
- the purD gene encoding phosphoribosylamine--glycine ligase: MKVLVIGSGGREHALLWALKKSLILTGLYITPGRRAMENLGILVDINIQNSIDITQFCKRESIELVVIGPEQPIIDGLADNLVAEGINVFAPSRAAAKLEASKSFTKGLCKQYGIPTAKYECFVDEGLAKNFVCSNKIKFPLVVKANGIAAGKGVIICNTENEAFSAIDSMLVEKKFGESGEEIVIEEFLVGEEVSFFALVDGLKVATLGCAKDYKRANENNEGQNTGGMGAYSSPSIISKDMEQKIIQRIIYPTIQALTNMGTPYKGVLFAGLMICKDSPKLLEYNVRFGDPEIQSLLPRFDENCDLLKLMLSVAEGKLSAKTVELTNKSTVCVVVASKGYPGDYKTGEIIRGLDKIESIPGILVFHAGTQLDESGNLVSAGGRVLNIIGEGSSIEEAKSKVYSALNFLEWPGGFFRYDIGS; encoded by the coding sequence ATGAAGGTTCTGGTTATAGGTTCTGGTGGGCGTGAGCATGCTTTACTTTGGGCTCTAAAAAAATCTCTTATCTTAACTGGGTTATATATCACTCCTGGCCGCCGAGCTATGGAAAATCTTGGGATTCTTGTGGATATAAATATCCAAAACTCAATTGATATTACACAATTTTGCAAGAGAGAAAGTATAGAATTAGTTGTTATTGGCCCAGAGCAACCAATAATCGATGGGCTTGCTGACAACCTAGTTGCAGAGGGAATAAATGTTTTTGCTCCAAGTCGGGCAGCTGCAAAGCTTGAGGCGTCAAAGTCTTTTACCAAGGGATTATGTAAACAATATGGTATACCAACTGCCAAGTATGAGTGTTTTGTCGATGAGGGATTAGCTAAAAACTTTGTATGCAGCAATAAAATAAAATTTCCACTTGTAGTGAAAGCAAATGGAATCGCAGCAGGGAAAGGCGTAATAATATGCAACACAGAAAACGAAGCTTTTTCGGCGATAGATTCAATGTTGGTAGAGAAAAAATTTGGTGAATCAGGCGAAGAGATAGTCATAGAAGAATTTTTAGTTGGAGAGGAAGTAAGCTTTTTTGCTCTTGTTGACGGGTTGAAAGTTGCAACTCTTGGATGTGCAAAGGATTATAAAAGAGCTAATGAAAACAATGAAGGTCAAAATACCGGAGGTATGGGGGCATACTCATCGCCTTCAATTATAAGTAAGGATATGGAACAAAAGATTATCCAAAGAATAATATATCCGACAATTCAAGCACTGACTAATATGGGAACACCCTATAAAGGAGTGCTCTTTGCTGGTTTGATGATTTGCAAGGATAGCCCTAAACTTCTTGAGTATAATGTTAGATTCGGTGACCCGGAGATACAATCTCTTTTGCCTAGATTTGATGAAAATTGTGACTTATTAAAATTAATGTTGTCAGTTGCAGAAGGAAAGTTGAGTGCCAAAACGGTGGAGCTTACTAACAAATCTACAGTTTGTGTAGTCGTTGCAAGTAAGGGTTATCCAGGTGATTATAAAACGGGAGAAATAATTAGAGGATTGGATAAAATTGAGAGTATTCCCGGTATACTGGTGTTTCATGCTGGTACTCAGTTGGATGAAAGCGGTAACTTAGTTTCCGCTGGCGGGAGAGTGCTCAATATAATAGGGGAAGGAAGCAGTATAGAAGAAGCTAAAAGTAAAGTGTACTCGGCACTGAACTTTTTAGAATGGCCAGGGGGTTTCTTTAGATACGATATTGGTAGTTAA